A section of the Mycobacterium sp. 3519A genome encodes:
- a CDS encoding F0F1 ATP synthase subunit C: MDPTIAAGALIGGGLIMAGGAIGAGIGDGIAGNALIAGIARQPEAQGRLFTPFFITVGLVEAAYFINLAFMALFVFATPVG; the protein is encoded by the coding sequence ATGGACCCCACAATCGCTGCCGGCGCCCTCATCGGTGGTGGACTGATCATGGCCGGCGGCGCAATCGGCGCCGGTATCGGTGACGGTATTGCGGGTAATGCGCTGATCGCGGGCATCGCCCGTCAGCCGGAGGCACAGGGCCGACTGTTCACGCCGTTCTTCATCACGGTTGGTCTGGTCGAGGCCGCCTACTTCATCAACCTGGCGTTCATGGCGCTGTTCGTGTTCGCCACCCCGGTTGGCTAA
- a CDS encoding F0F1 ATP synthase subunit B — MADPNVVLLAAEEGGGGTSNFLIPNGTFFFVLIIFLIVLGVIGKWVVPPVSKVLNERDAMVKQTVEDSRKAADQFTAADKDYQAEMAKARGEASKLRDEARAEGRKVLEDMRGRASDEVSSTLQQAESELKDQALSIQADLRSSVDTLSSTLASRVLGVEINAATTAPGR; from the coding sequence ATGGCTGACCCGAACGTCGTCCTTCTGGCGGCCGAGGAAGGTGGGGGAGGTACCAGCAACTTCCTCATCCCCAACGGCACGTTCTTCTTCGTGCTGATCATCTTCTTGATCGTGCTCGGAGTCATCGGCAAGTGGGTTGTCCCGCCTGTCTCGAAGGTGCTGAACGAACGCGACGCGATGGTGAAGCAGACCGTCGAGGACAGCCGCAAGGCAGCAGACCAGTTCACCGCCGCCGACAAGGACTATCAGGCGGAGATGGCGAAGGCACGCGGCGAGGCCTCCAAACTTCGTGACGAGGCGCGAGCCGAAGGACGAAAGGTGTTGGAGGACATGCGGGGCCGAGCCTCCGATGAGGTGTCGTCGACGCTGCAGCAGGCCGAGTCGGAGTTGAAGGATCAAGCCCTCTCCATCCAGGCAGACCTGCGGTCGTCGGTCGACACGTTGTCCTCCACCCTGGCCAGCCGGGTGCTCGGCGTCGAAATCAACGCGGCCACAACGGCCCCGGGACGGTAA